In the genome of Polyangiaceae bacterium, the window GCTCGGGCCCATCAGCTCACATCTGCGGCATCGCCTTACGGAACCCCTCGATCTCCATCACGCGCCCAAGCCAAGCGCCGATGTTCGCGCCCGCTGGGAGCGACTGACCGATCTGGAGCTGAGTCGCATTCGACGCCACGGAGAGGTCCGCGATCGTGGGCTTGTCGCCAACCAGGAACGACTTTCCGGCGAGTGCGTCGTCGAGGATCTTGGCGAGCTCGACCAGCGTCTTCTCGCCACGCTCGATGGCTGCCTTGTCAGCCTTGTCGCCGGCGAACATCTTGTTGAAGACGACGTCGAAGACGGGGCCTGCCAAGCGCGTCTGGTTCCAGTCGAGCCACTGATCCACGAGGGCGCGCTGCTTGAGGTCCTTCGGGTACCAGTCGCTGAGGTCGTGCTTGTCACACAGGTAGCGCAAGATCGCGTTGGACTCGTAGAGCCTGAAGTCGCCGTCTTCTAGCGTGGGCACCTTGTGGTTCGGGTTCAGCGCCAGATAGCTCGGCTGCATGTTGTCACCCTTGATGAGATCCACCATGGCGAGCTCATGCTCGATGCCGGCGGCGTTGAGCAACGCGACGACGCGGCGTGAGTGCTGAGAAAACGGATGGAAATGTAGCTTGTACATGGGAACCCCTATGACCTTGTTGTGTTGTGACGGGCTGACCTGCAGCCAAAGAAGTCCGGCAGGGCCGGGAAAAGCGAGGCTAGGTTAGGAGGCTGTTTGCCGCGGAGCAATCGCTTCGATCGTCGATTGCGCGGCGCAAGCCCGGAAGGTAGGCGCCGAGTGAAACGGCGCGGATGACGACATAGCCAATGAAGGCGAACCATAGGCCGCGGTTGCCGTAGTGCTGCATCATGGGCCAGCTCGAGCCCACGAAAACGCACATGGAAATCACCGACGCGTTGCGCATCTGCCGGGTGCGAGTTGCCCCCACAAAGATGCCGTCCAGCTGAAAGGCCGCGAAGGAGAGCAAGATGTAGAGCGCCGCAAGGGGGACCAAGGTCGCCGCGGTGCGCCGCACCTCTTCGATGTTGGTCAACGACCGCACAGCCAGCTCACCACCAAGCCAGCACGCTGCTGCCAGCGCACACGAGGTAACGAGCGCTAGCTCGCTCGAACGCAACGCAGCGGCGTCGAAGCGTCGGCGCGAGCGAGCCCCAATCGCGCGCCCCACCAACGACTCTGCCGCGAATGCGTAGCCATCCAAAAAGAAGGCAGCAAAGCTCACGAGCTCGAGCAACACGTGGTTCGCCGCCAGGTTCGTGTCGCCGAACTTCGCGCTGCGATCGGTGAACCACGCGAAGCCACCGAGCAAGAAGAGGGTGCGGAGCATGATGTCCGCGTTCGCCTTGAACATTTCCGCGAGGCGACTTCGGTCGAGGATGCGCGCCCTGGACCAGAAAGCTTCAGCGTCGCTGTGTTGGGCCTTGAGCAAGGAGCGCACGGTCCAGAACGACGCCAGCAGGGTCACCCACTCTGCAACTGCAGTGCCGAGCCCAATACCTCGGACGCCCCAGCCGAGCACGCCAGCGAAGGTGACGTCGAGGGTGATGTTCAAGCCGTTGAGCAGCAGCTGAAGCACGAGCAGCTGCCGGCTCTTGCCAAGGCCGATCAAGGTACCCATCAGCGCGAAGGTGCCGAGAGCAGCCGGCGCACCCCAAATCCGCGCGGCAAAGTATTGAGCGGCTTCGCCCTCGACCTCCGGGCTGGCGCTGAATACCGCCCACGCCAGTTGGGCGATCGGCCACTGCAGGAGCAACAACCCAACGCCAATCAGCCCTGCGAGCAACAGCGCGCGCCCGAGCACCGCTCGCACCTCCGCCGGCTCACCGGCGCCGTCAGCCTGCGCGACGAACCCCGTCGTGCCCATGCGCAAGAAGCCGAAGGACCAATAGACGAAGCTGAAGATCAACGCCCCGAGGGCGATCGCGCCGAGCGCCGAGGTGGTGCCAACATGGCCGATCACCGCAGTGTCCGCGATACCGAGGAGAGGCACCGCCGCATTGGCCAAGATGATTGGCCAAGCGATGCGAAACACCGAGCCCCGAGTGAGCTCGGCGGCGCTGTCCCCCGCCTGGTTCACGTCAGCCTTCGAGTTGCTTGCTTAGCTCTGCGAGCTTCTCTTGGGCCCGCTTGTAGGCGGGGCGCTCCGTCAGGCGCGCCAGGTAGGCGCCGAACACCTTGCCGGGCTCGATGGTACCAACCATCGCTCCCCAGCCGAGCGCCGAGCCCATGAAAACGTCCGCCGCGGTGAAGTGCTCGCCCAGCAAGTACGGTCCCTGGCTGAGTGCTTGCTCAAGGGTGTTGATGGTGTCACCAAAGCTGCCATAGCCAAGCGCCCCTTTGCGCTCCACTTCAGGGCGATTCAGGCCCTTGTCGACCATCGCGGTCTCGAGGCAGCCATTGCCGAAGAACAGCCAGCGGTAGTAGGCGCCGCGCTCCGCCGAGTCCACAGCAGGCGCAAGCTTTGCCGCAGGGAAAGCATCCGCCAAGTAGGCGCAGATCGCAGGGCTCTCCGTCACCACCACACCGCGGTGCACGATCGTGGGCAGCTTGCCCATGGGGTTCAGCGCGAGAAACTCCGGTGTCTTGTGCTCGCCCTTGTCGAAGCGCAGGAGCTTGACGTCGTACGGCGCCTCGACCTCCTCGAGCATCCAGTGGATCGTGCGCCCTCGTGAGCGGGGGTTGGAATAGAACGTAACAGTCGCGTCAGACATCTCGCCTCCGCCGCTGTACGTAGCCCCCGAGCGCAGCTTATGAAAGCCCCAATGTCACCTCGCATAGGCTCTCCCGACAGGACGCTGTCAGGGGGCAGCCGCAGGGCATGACGGAGCACCTCTCCCCCAAAAAAGGCCGGTAGATCTGACTCCGTTCAGCTCTGATGCAGGCGATAGGCGGCCCCACTGGCCCCAATCTGTACGATTTCGATGCGAGGCTTGCCGCGCCTGGAGAGCTCCGCGACGCGCTCAAAGACACCCGCGTAACCGTGGGCGACGAGCTCGGGCACCAAGCCGGTAGGCCAGGTCACCGTGTACAGGATGCCGTCATTTCCCCGAGGCACCGCACGGAGACTGACGCCCTGGTGAAAGCGTCCCCAGTAGCGTGCCGCTGCCCCGAGCAGCGTATCCGGGGTGACGAATCCGAACAGCAGCTGATAGATGCGGCTGGTCGCCATCCGGCTCATCACGTCGTAGTAAAACTGGCGAAAGCCCGTTTCGTCCAAGTGGTAGTGGTCGGCGATGGCCAGGTTCACCGCGCAGTAGGTTGCCTCACTGATCCACTCGCTAGCCAGCGGCGGCTGCCGGAGCACCCGCTGGAGCTGGCTCGGCATTTCGGAGCTTTCAGCGAGGGGCTTCACCTCGAGGCAGTGGAGCAACAAGGCTCCTTTGGCGTGATAGGTGGGACAGCAGTCCCAGCCTTCCGGCAAAGCGTCGATGTAGGCTTTGACTCGCGGAAAAGTAGGCAGCTTGGACGCTGGAGTAGTCGAGATCACTGAGACAAGCCTCAGCTTGTCATATCGGCACGCTCGCCAGTTACTAAAACTTACTCCGCAGTTGGCGAAGAGGGCAGCGCGGCCTGTGGATCTGGCTGTGGCCGTGGATCCGGCTGCGGACGCACCTCGGCTTCCGCGTGATCCGCGACGGCGATACGCGGGAAAAATAGGCCTGAAACCGCCGCGATGACCGCAAGCACGGCGATCGCCCAGAACGCGGTGTGCAGGCCGTCTTCGAGCGCCCAGGCGAGGCTGTGCAAAACCTCAGGTGCCAAGTTCTTGCCATGCTCCGGCCCCAGCAAGGCGTTCGCTGCTTCGACGGGAACCCCCGGAGTCTTCGCCAGCTCACGGGCGATCACCGCCCCCAGCGCCCCGACCGCGAGCGTGCCACCGATGGTGCGGAAGAACATGGTGCTCGCGGTTGCGACCCCCCGCTGCTTCCACGCAACCGACGACTGAACCGCGATGATGAGCGCGGTATTCGCGAGCCCCATGCCGACGCCGAACAAGCCCGTGGCCAAGCTGATCCAGGTGAGGCTGAGCTCGGGGGAGAGGACCAACGCGAGCCCGATGCTGGTGACCGTCAGCACGCAGAGCCCGGTCAAGATCAAGGGACGGAAGCCAACCTTGACCAAGAGGCGCCCACTGATTGCGCTGGCCACCGGCCAACCGATCAGCATCGGGGTGATCGCGCGCCCAGCTTCCTTTGCGGAGCCCCCGAGCACCGCCTGCACGTGGAGCGGGACGAAGGTGACCGTCGCGATCATCGCGCCGCCGAGCAAGGTGCCAAGCACCGTGGCCACCGCCATCACACGGCGACTGAACAAGTCGATGGGCAACATCGGCTCCGCTGCCCGCTTCTCGATACCAATGAAGATCGCGGTCAACACACCCGCGATGCCCAGCATCACCACGCCGCCGGCGCTGCCGCTGCTACCAGCCAGGAGCAGCAGCAAGATCGCCGTGAGCACCAGCGTCCCCGCGACGTCGAACACCCGCTTCCGTTTCTCTACGGATTCATGGTACGCGAAAGCCAACACGGCCATGCAGACGATGCCAGGCAGCACGTTGATGTAGAACACCCAGCGCCACGAGAGCGCGCTGACGATATAGCCGCCGAGCAGCGGCCCGATGATGCCCGCCGCGCCCCACACCCCGCCGAACAGGCCTTGGATCTTGGCGCGCCGCTCGACGTCGAAGAGATCGCCGATGATGGTCATCGTGATCGGCTGCATGGCGCCGGCGCCCAGGCCTTGAAGCGCTCGAAACGCGATCAGCTGTTCGATGCTACGCGCCTGGCCACTCGCGACGGAGCCAACCAAGAACACCGCGACACCAAACAGGATGATCGGCTTCCGGCCGTAGAGATCCGCCAGCTTGCCGTAGATCGGCACCGTGACCGTCGCAGCGAGCATGTAGGCGGTGAACACCCACGAGTAGAGCCGGATCCCGCCGAGATCGCCGACCACCGTCGGCATCGCCGTGGAGACGACGGTCATCTCCATCGCCGCCATGAAGAGCGCGAAGAGCAGCGCCACCACGGTGGCGGGGCGATGGGTCTGACGGGGGGTCGAGGAGGACATAGTCTAAGGTCGCGAAACGGTCTCGCCCCCCGCTTCAGTGCGCTACGGACCGCTGCGGGCTATCCCTAAGGCACTCGTCCCCATTCGCCAAGGGCGCACGGCGTTGGGGTTCATTGTTCAGCTGGCGCGCGGCGCCTATCCTCGGCAAGGATGCCACAGCCTGGAGGGAAGTCTGCCAGCTACTCGAGCCGCGAGCGCGCGCTGGAGTGGGCGCTGCTGGCCAATTTCCTGATTCATGGCCTCGCGCTGATCAGCATGGCAGCGCTCTTGTTGCCCACGCTCCCCGGCGGAAGCGAGCCAGATTCGGCTGTGCGCGTCGCGACCATCGCGGCTCACCCCTGGCGTTTCCGCCTGGGCTGGCTGCCCTGGCAACTGTGTGCGGCGATCGACCTGTGGATGGCGATCGCGATGTTGCGCACGCGCTGGTTGCCCAAATTGGGAACGGCGTGGGTGCTGCTCTTCACGCTTCTCGCGGTGCTTCCCGATCAATACGCCCAGACGGTGTGGGTGACCCGCGGTGTCGAGCTGGCGCAGACCGACCGCGTCGCCTACTTCGCCCTGGAGCGCGAGCTGTTTCCCCTCACCGCGGGCTGGGGCGCCGTTTGTTACACGATCGCAGCGCTCGGCTGGACCTACTGCTTCGCGCGTGCTGGGACCTGGTCGCGGCTGCTCAGCGTGCTGAGCGTTCCGCTCTGGCTCGCGATGGGTATCGCGGCGAGCTCTCCGGTGCTGCCTCAGAGCGTGCGTCCGAGCCCCCAGTTCATTTCCGCGGCGAACGCCGTTGGCTTTGCGTTACTCCAGGTGTGGCTTGGGTTGGTGACGGAGCGCGTGCTGCTTCGAGCGCGCCCGGACGAGCCCCACGGTCGCCTCGCGCGCTGGCGCTACCCAGGGCGCGGCCCGGTAGCGTGGGTGGCCAACTGGCTCGCGAACTCGCGCTTCTTTGGCGCGCTGCTCGAGCCACTGCCGGAGGCGGAGATGCGCAGCGAGATCACCAACGTGGTCTACGTGAATTACCTGATGCGCGCCAGCGACGCCAAACGTTTGGTTCCCCACGGATTAGAGCTTCAACGCCTGGGATCGGGGGGTGAGTATGCGCTGTTTACGTTCCTCACGTATCAGCACGGACATTTCGGCTTCGCCTTCATGGGTCCACTGCGCAAGCTCATGCCCAACCCCGTTCAGACGAACTGGCGCGTCCATGTCTACGACCCGCGCACGGACTACCGCGGGATCTACTTCCTGACCAACGCCATCGACGCCGCGCTGCCTGCGCTGGCCGCGCGCTTGCTCACTGAAGGCATGCCCATGCACGTGCTGAAGCAGGCAGAAGTGCGCCAGGCCGACACCGCGCTCCAGGTCGAGCTCGATCCGGGGACGGGCTCTGCCCCCGACGCTCGGCTCTCGCTCAGCCCGGCAGAAGAACCCACATGGGAAGGCCCCTGGGCTGATTGCTGGCCGACGTTCCGCGCCTTCCTCGAGTACTGCGTGCCTCAAGACCGCGCGATGTCGAGTCAGCCACTCAAGAAGCGCATCTCGCGCCAGGAGATCGATCTGGGGATCCCCATCGACGCCTGCGAACCGATGACGGGCAGCGTGCACTCAGAAGCCGCACGGCGCTATCTCGGCGACTCTGCCGACTTGACCGCACCGATTTGTTTCCGCGTGGCAAATGTCAGCTTCTCCTTCGCCATCGAGGCTCACGACAGCTACCCCCTCACGCTGCGTGGCGCTGAGCTCGGCTCGGGGGATCCTGCGAGCGGTCGAAACCAGTAGTAGTGGCGCACGAAACGCAGCCCGAACAGGCTCTGCTCGTGGCAGCCCAAGATCGTCGCGTCAGGGCAACGCGGGCTCGCAGGCACGCTGCAGTCCGGCGCGCCGGGCGCCCACAGGCTCAGCCGTTCCCCAAAAGGTGATGGAATGGCGACTCGCCCGATCAACGCCCACACCCGTGCGCGATCTTCCGGGTGCCCTCGGCGACGTTTGGAAGTCAGCGCGACACCCAGTCGCCCGTTACTGTCTGCAAGCAGCGGGTCGAGGCGCAAGAGACCCGCAATCTGGCCAAATGGCATCGGGAAGCTCGCGTGCATGTAGTGAATGCCAGCATGCTCCCAGGTGGCATACGCGGCCACCTGGAACGCCTGCTGCGTTTCCGCATAGTAACGTTCGATGCCACGTACGTCGCTGCGCCCGTCTGCCGCCACGTCGAGGCAGAAGCAACGGGTCAGGATCCGAGCGCGACGCACCGGCAACACGAACTGACCAAACCAGGCCATCAAAGGCCTCACCAGGAGCCAGAGCACGAAGAACGGTCCTCGCCAGTGGCTCTCCACGAATAGCTCCAGGCCCGCTGTATCCTCGAAGAAACGTCGGACGCTGGGATGCACGCTATGCGTCGCGAGCGCAGGTTGCCGCAGGTCCTCGAGAGAGTCGACCACTCCGCGCGGCTCCTGGCGCCCGCTCCCAGCGTCGCACTCCCAGCCATGACGCCGGTAGAAGCCTCGCCCGAGACGCACACCACCGCTCAGCTGACTGAATTCGGGCTTCGAGCGTCCCACAGAGCCACAGCCTACCCGGCTCCCCGGTACGCACCACGATCTACGCGCGAGCCATTGAACGCACCGACCTGGCGCGTCGGGCTAACCCTGGTACTCGAACGCCCGCACCTCTCCCTGGGGAGTGCCGAGGAAGATCTGTCGCTCCACACCAGCGATAGCGCTTGGCAAAGGTTCGCTGGGGAGAAAGCCCTTGTCAGCCCACTCGACGCCCCCTTCCGTCGCATACATCAACCCAGCGGCCCCACCAGCGCAAGCAGTCCACTCACGGTTGATGCTGCTCTGGAGCTCCTGATAGCTCGCTGTCCGCTCCGCCTGCCACTCCTCGAAGCTCAGGTCCCAACATGAGGTTCCGTGCAGGGTCAGCGCGAAGAACTCTCCGGCCTCGAGCGCCGCGAGGGCAATGACGCTGCCCGCCGCCTGGAACCTGAAGTCTCGCTCAACCGTCAGCGCGGGCAAGCTGAGCACACGTAGCCAGCCTCCGGTCGCTGCCATGACGACCCTTCCGTCCTCGAGCAACGCGAGGGCCGTGAGCGGGCGCGAACCGAACTTCTTCGACGCAGGCTTCTTCAGGTCTGCAGTCCCCAAGCGGGCCCGCGCATCCGCACCGCTGGTCAGCAAGCCGTGGGGAGTCATCACACCGGCACAAACGCCGCCGGTGTGCTTCCAGAGCAGCCGGTCGTCGGAGAAGACTCGCCCGTCATCCCCCCCACTGTAGACCGAGGTGTCTTCTGCGTTGGTTCCGTGCTGAACGAAGCGCACTCGGCCCGCGTGCCGCTGCCCCCGGTTCACGACCTCGCCGCCTGAGATGCGTGCAACCTCTCCGGACGCCGTACCCACAGCGACCTCGAATCGGCGCCCCAAGCGACGCGCGCACAGAGCGGTCACAGGGCCCGCGCTGAGAGTGACAGCCCAGAGTGGAGCGAAGGTTGCTGTTTCAGCCTTTGCCTGTCCGACCCCCAACATCTCGGTGCTGAGTGTCTCACGGCCCCGCACCGCCGCAAGCGAAATCCGCCAGTAGAGGTCCCCCAGGGAAGCTCCCACTGCAAGCTTTGCCGTGGGGTAATAAACTGATTCCCGCTTGAGGATTCGCCGCAAAAGACACTACGGGATTGAGTCTCGGTCCCGCCAATGCGACAAACGGGCATGGACTTCCAGCTGAGCACCAAGGCCTCCGAGCTCCGGGATCGCATCAAGGGCTTCGTGCAGGACGAGATTGAGCCGATAGAGCGCGAACTGCTGGAGAATCGCGAGCGCCACGGTGACTGGCGAAAGTGGAGCGTACCGCCCGCGGTAGAGGTCCTGAAGCGTAAGGCGCGGGAAGCGGGCCTGTGGAACCTGTTTCTCCCCGAGGAATCAGGGTTGTCCAACGTGGAGTACGCGCCGCTCGCGGAGGAGATGGGCCGGAGCTTTCTCGCGCCAGAAGTCTTCAACTGCAACGCGCCAGACACTGGGAACATGGAGGTGCTGGCGAAGTACGGCAGCGAAGCGCAAAAGGCCGAATGGCTCGAACCGCTCCTGAAGGGGGAGATCCGTTCGGCGTTCTGCATGACCGAACCCGACGTCGCGTCCTCCGACGCGACGAACATGGCCGCAACGGCAGTCGTCGAGGGCGACGAGGTCATCCTGAACGGCAAGAAGTGGTGGTCGACCGGCATCGGTCACCCGAACTGCCGGGTCGTCATTTTCATGGGCGTCACCGACTCGGGCGCTCATCGCCACTCGCGTCACAGCATGGTACTGGTGCCCCTAGACACCCCCGGGGTCGAGATCCAGCGCATGGTTCCCGTGTTCGGCGAGTACGACGCACCTTACGGGCACGGGGAGATTTGGTTCACGAACGCGCGCGTCCCCAAGGCCAACTTGATCGCTGGTCCCGGGCGCGGCTTCGAGATCGCTCAAGGGCGCCTTGGCCCTGGTCGCATCCACCACTGCATGCGCTGCATCGGCGCCGCAGAGCGAGCGCTCCAGCTGATGATCGAGCGCGGGATGCAGCGCGAGGCGTTCGGCAAAGCGCTGATCAACCTAGGAGGGAACCGCGAGCGCATCGCGGACTTGCGCATCGCGATCGATCAGGCGCGCCTGCTGACGCTGTATGCCGCATGGAAATTAGATGACGTGGGCGCCCTAGGCGCGCTCACGGAGATCAGCGCGATCAAGGTCGTGGCCCCCAACGTGCTGCAGCAGGTCGCGGACGAAGCGATTCAACTATTTGGTGGCGCGGGCGTGTCTGAAGACGTGCCCCTGACCGCGTTGTTCGCCATTGGACGTGTGCTGCGCATCGCCGATGGTCCGGACGCCGTGCACCGCGGGCTCATCGCACGCATGGAGCTCATGAAGTACGGCAGCCGATAGCGGGGGGCTACCAGGCGGGCCGAATGCCAGGCAGCGCCCCCTCGCCCCTCGCTCTGAGGACGCGCTCGAGATCACCGCGCAGCCCCTCCAAGCGCTTAGCGCCCAGCACTTGAGCCCACTCGTCTTCGAGCTCGCGATAGATGCTCTCTACGTGGCCTAGCAAGCGCTCACCCTTGGGCGTGAGGCGCAGCAACTTGGAGCGAGCGTCATCAGGGTTCTGCACGAGCTTCACGTAGCCCGACTCGCTCATGGCTTCGACGAGCTTCGAGGCGGCCTGCTTCGTGAAGCCCATTTCGAGCGCGACGTCGTTGACCGTCTTGTTCTTTTCCCGTGCGGGAAGTAGCACGAAGCCGTAGGACCGCTTCACGTCCTTGTACCCACGAGCAACCAGGCGCTGATGCAGCTCGTCGATCAACGAGCGATACGCCATGGCGCACAGCCGGGCGATGGGGACGTCCTGGCGATCTCCGTAGCTCGTCGATGAGGCTGATTTGGACACTCCGAGCTTCTTACTACGCGGCGCCGGCGCTGCCTACTCGGCCCAGGGCGGTGTAAACGTCTTGCCATCGAGCTTGGCTTGTCCACCAACGGGGAAGCAACACAACAGCTCGAGCGTCGAGCTACCGGCGTTGTCCAAGGCGAATAGCGTGTCCTTGGGGATCACGATCACGTCACCGGATTTCGCTGAATGTGTCTCTCCTGCGATGACGACCTTCGCTTCACCCGCGATGACGTAAAACAGCTCTTCTCGGGTGAGGGCGTGGGGTGTGGGAGCTGTGTTGGGGAGAATTTGCACCCGCCACAGCGCTGTTTCCTGGGTGCCTCGAGACGGCGTCGCCAGCGAGGTGAAGTGGGCGTTCGGGAGTTCGTGGGTGCATCGCTCAGGGGCTTGAATCACAGGCATGGTTCCTCCAGAGAGCTGGTCGGGCGGCACGTCGCGCCCTAGTCAATTTCGTTGACCAAACAGTCTTACCTCACCCCCAACCGATCAGTCAACTCAGTTGACCAAATGTCACCAGCGGCAGAGCGGGCGCCCCCGTCGAGCACAAAAGCAAGACGCCGACCTCCATTCGGGGGTCGGCGCCTGGTCGTGGCTCGCCGCTTTCCGCGACGCGCGCTGAGAGCTACTTGCTCTGATGACAGCCGTAACAACCGAAGCCCGACTGGGTCTCCGGGTTGTAGGGCTCCATGTCGAGGGTCTTGGCCATCTCGGGCACGACTTGCTTGCCCATGAACTCCATGACCTTCGGATGCTTCTTCGAGAGCGCGGCGAAGTCGCCCTTCGCTGGGAGCTTGGGGAGCGCGGGGCTCGGCATCTCGAACTTGCCTTCCTTGGCTTCGGGGCCGTGGCAGGTCACGCAGCTGAACTCGCCGTACTTCTTGGCGTCGTAGTCCTTGAAGACCTTGCCCATGGTGGGCATGACGACCTTCATCATGTGGGCCTTCTTCT includes:
- a CDS encoding glutathione S-transferase family protein, which translates into the protein MYKLHFHPFSQHSRRVVALLNAAGIEHELAMVDLIKGDNMQPSYLALNPNHKVPTLEDGDFRLYESNAILRYLCDKHDLSDWYPKDLKQRALVDQWLDWNQTRLAGPVFDVVFNKMFAGDKADKAAIERGEKTLVELAKILDDALAGKSFLVGDKPTIADLSVASNATQLQIGQSLPAGANIGAWLGRVMEIEGFRKAMPQM
- a CDS encoding MATE family efflux transporter, with translation MNQAGDSAAELTRGSVFRIAWPIILANAAVPLLGIADTAVIGHVGTTSALGAIALGALIFSFVYWSFGFLRMGTTGFVAQADGAGEPAEVRAVLGRALLLAGLIGVGLLLLQWPIAQLAWAVFSASPEVEGEAAQYFAARIWGAPAALGTFALMGTLIGLGKSRQLLVLQLLLNGLNITLDVTFAGVLGWGVRGIGLGTAVAEWVTLLASFWTVRSLLKAQHSDAEAFWSRARILDRSRLAEMFKANADIMLRTLFLLGGFAWFTDRSAKFGDTNLAANHVLLELVSFAAFFLDGYAFAAESLVGRAIGARSRRRFDAAALRSSELALVTSCALAAACWLGGELAVRSLTNIEEVRRTAATLVPLAALYILLSFAAFQLDGIFVGATRTRQMRNASVISMCVFVGSSWPMMQHYGNRGLWFAFIGYVVIRAVSLGAYLPGLRRAIDDRSDCSAANSLLT
- a CDS encoding glutathione S-transferase family protein; the encoded protein is MSDATVTFYSNPRSRGRTIHWMLEEVEAPYDVKLLRFDKGEHKTPEFLALNPMGKLPTIVHRGVVVTESPAICAYLADAFPAAKLAPAVDSAERGAYYRWLFFGNGCLETAMVDKGLNRPEVERKGALGYGSFGDTINTLEQALSQGPYLLGEHFTAADVFMGSALGWGAMVGTIEPGKVFGAYLARLTERPAYKRAQEKLAELSKQLEG
- a CDS encoding MFS transporter, translated to MSSSTPRQTHRPATVVALLFALFMAAMEMTVVSTAMPTVVGDLGGIRLYSWVFTAYMLAATVTVPIYGKLADLYGRKPIILFGVAVFLVGSVASGQARSIEQLIAFRALQGLGAGAMQPITMTIIGDLFDVERRAKIQGLFGGVWGAAGIIGPLLGGYIVSALSWRWVFYINVLPGIVCMAVLAFAYHESVEKRKRVFDVAGTLVLTAILLLLLAGSSGSAGGVVMLGIAGVLTAIFIGIEKRAAEPMLPIDLFSRRVMAVATVLGTLLGGAMIATVTFVPLHVQAVLGGSAKEAGRAITPMLIGWPVASAISGRLLVKVGFRPLILTGLCVLTVTSIGLALVLSPELSLTWISLATGLFGVGMGLANTALIIAVQSSVAWKQRGVATASTMFFRTIGGTLAVGALGAVIARELAKTPGVPVEAANALLGPEHGKNLAPEVLHSLAWALEDGLHTAFWAIAVLAVIAAVSGLFFPRIAVADHAEAEVRPQPDPRPQPDPQAALPSSPTAE
- a CDS encoding DUF2071 domain-containing protein gives rise to the protein MPQPGGKSASYSSRERALEWALLANFLIHGLALISMAALLLPTLPGGSEPDSAVRVATIAAHPWRFRLGWLPWQLCAAIDLWMAIAMLRTRWLPKLGTAWVLLFTLLAVLPDQYAQTVWVTRGVELAQTDRVAYFALERELFPLTAGWGAVCYTIAALGWTYCFARAGTWSRLLSVLSVPLWLAMGIAASSPVLPQSVRPSPQFISAANAVGFALLQVWLGLVTERVLLRARPDEPHGRLARWRYPGRGPVAWVANWLANSRFFGALLEPLPEAEMRSEITNVVYVNYLMRASDAKRLVPHGLELQRLGSGGEYALFTFLTYQHGHFGFAFMGPLRKLMPNPVQTNWRVHVYDPRTDYRGIYFLTNAIDAALPALAARLLTEGMPMHVLKQAEVRQADTALQVELDPGTGSAPDARLSLSPAEEPTWEGPWADCWPTFRAFLEYCVPQDRAMSSQPLKKRISRQEIDLGIPIDACEPMTGSVHSEAARRYLGDSADLTAPICFRVANVSFSFAIEAHDSYPLTLRGAELGSGDPASGRNQ
- a CDS encoding acyl-CoA dehydrogenase family protein, with amino-acid sequence MDFQLSTKASELRDRIKGFVQDEIEPIERELLENRERHGDWRKWSVPPAVEVLKRKAREAGLWNLFLPEESGLSNVEYAPLAEEMGRSFLAPEVFNCNAPDTGNMEVLAKYGSEAQKAEWLEPLLKGEIRSAFCMTEPDVASSDATNMAATAVVEGDEVILNGKKWWSTGIGHPNCRVVIFMGVTDSGAHRHSRHSMVLVPLDTPGVEIQRMVPVFGEYDAPYGHGEIWFTNARVPKANLIAGPGRGFEIAQGRLGPGRIHHCMRCIGAAERALQLMIERGMQREAFGKALINLGGNRERIADLRIAIDQARLLTLYAAWKLDDVGALGALTEISAIKVVAPNVLQQVADEAIQLFGGAGVSEDVPLTALFAIGRVLRIADGPDAVHRGLIARMELMKYGSR
- a CDS encoding winged helix-turn-helix transcriptional regulator → MSKSASSTSYGDRQDVPIARLCAMAYRSLIDELHQRLVARGYKDVKRSYGFVLLPAREKNKTVNDVALEMGFTKQAASKLVEAMSESGYVKLVQNPDDARSKLLRLTPKGERLLGHVESIYRELEDEWAQVLGAKRLEGLRGDLERVLRARGEGALPGIRPAW
- a CDS encoding cupin domain-containing protein, with protein sequence MPVIQAPERCTHELPNAHFTSLATPSRGTQETALWRVQILPNTAPTPHALTREELFYVIAGEAKVVIAGETHSAKSGDVIVIPKDTLFALDNAGSSTLELLCCFPVGGQAKLDGKTFTPPWAE